The Planifilum fulgidum DNA window CAGGTCCAGAACCAGGTGTTCGTGAATCATGGTCGGACCAAAAGATTCCGGGGAAATGTCCCCGGTGACCGTGCGAATTGTTTTCGTCATATCCGATCCCTTCCCGATGAAATATTTTCCGCCTTGCCCTTATTGCGGCGGCGTCATCAATCCGGCGAAGACCAGCAGATTCGCGAGGATCCCGACGGCGACGGCGCCGACCGGCCCGACGGCCATGCGGACGATCGGCCGCCCCGCCGCTTCGTTCAGCAGATAAAGGCCCGCGATGAAGAAAAATCCGAAGCCGGGAGCCATCGCGTTGGCGGCGTTGGCGCCGCCGATCAGCAGAGCCACCTCCAGAATGCGGGTCATCGCGGTGCGGATGTTCTCGCCGGACTCCCTCACTCCCGGATACTTATCCAGCAGGCGGGCGATCGAACTTAAAAGCAACACTTCGATCATGATCACGATCGCTCCGCCAATGCCCGCCACCCAGACATTGGGCGCCAACAGACCCACGACGAACACCAGCGTAAATCCGACCGGTCCGTACACCCCGGTGGCGATGGCCGTGCTGGCCACCAGCGGGATGAATCCGATGGCCCGGGCCAGGGCCGCGATCGCCGCATCCGTTTGTTGCCCTTTGGCGAGCAGGTTCAGGGAGATGGGATCGCCGGCGATGATCAGCAGATTGGTCGCCATGGAGATCAATCCGCCCATCACCATGAAATAGACCACATGTTTCCGGATCCGGCTGACCCGGTCGCTGAAAACGGCGGCCAGATCCACCCCTTCGCTGACTTCCCCGGACTTCTGCCGGACGGCGAAGACAAACAGAAAGATCATGCCGACAATCAGCGCAATCCCTTCCTGGTTCAAGGTCACGGCCGTACCCTGAAAGGTCAGCAGGCCGCTTTCATTGAGCCAGACCGCCAGCTGCCTCACCAAGACGGCGGCCAAAAAGGTCCAGACGCCTTTGGCCACGCCAAACTGGAAAGCCACCGCCAAGGCGGGAAACACCATGAACATGACAACCACGGGAGCCCCGACTTCCCCCATCGGATCCAGAACGTTAACCGGAAGGCTTTCGAACAGCTTGACAAACCCCTCCAGTCCCATCAGCAGCGCCGCGCCGTATGCCCCGCCGAGCAGGGCGGCCACCGGGGTTCCCCACCGGTTGTTCGGCGTCGCCAGGCCGATGATGTCGGTCCCCAGCAGAATGCTGTGAATCAGGATGATGCTGGCGGTCAAAGTGAAGGGGATGCCGAATCCGACCACCAGACCGAACCCCATCGCGAAGGCCGTCAGCGCCAGCTCCCGCCGGCTTAGGCGCCCTTCGATGTGTTCCGGCACGATCGGCCGCAATCCGTCGTTGAAAACGGCGATCCCCCGGTTTGCCAACACGGCCGCCACGGCCCCCACCAGCGCAACGATGATCATATTCATGAAAACACTCACCTTCTTCCGGGATTTTCGGATTACCCGACGTTGCCAACCGTCCGCTTATCCGGCCGCCCGGCGGCCGCATGCCAAAAAGCGCCGAACCGCACCGCTTCGGAGAATTCCTGTCAGGTCAGTTCCCGGATCGCCTTCATGATCATCGGGACGGCCAGCTCCTTGTGATCGGCGGTGAAGCCGAAGGCTTTCTTCCCCGCCCGGACCGCTTCGCGGATTTTCTCCTCATCGGGCTTGCGCCCCGGCATTGAGACCGTTTCGCATTTGTCCCGGCCGATGACGGCGATCGCCATGGCCAGCGCCCCGCCTCCGCCGGTGTGACAAGCCCCGATGTAATAATCGGCCTTGCCCGTTTTCACCGCCATCGCCGCCTCCAGATCCGACCGGATCATCGTCTCCACCCCCTCCGGACCGTGTTTTCGGACCAGCTCCTCCACCTCTTTCTTGTCCACCTGGCCGCCGATCACAATCTTCACGTTTTCTCACCCCTCCGTTTTCTGCAAAAGGGAAATATAGTGAATGATCAGATACCTTTTTTCCGCATCCGGCAAAGCCTTGCCCCACTGGCGCTCAATCCAATCGACTTCTCCGACCGCTTCCCGAAACCGTGAAGACGCTTCCACTTCCGCGAACAATTCCTTCGGAGGCGGATCGATTTCCTCACGGCGCGCAAGGCGCGTCAAAGCGGACGCGAGGTGCGTGGAAAACATGTTCACTTGTTCCGCCGGAAAGCGGCCGTGTCTGTCCGTCAGCCGCTCCACCGCCCGTTGCGCGATGTCCGCCGCCTCGGGGGTCACCACCCCGCCCTCGATCAAAATCTTGAATCGTTCCTTCAAACCATTCACTCTGAACACTCCAATATACAGGATACTGTATAATAACGGAAAGAAAACTTTCTCCTCACACATCCTATTCCCCGCCGCTCGTCAAAAGACCGGAGGGGAGTGCGTTTCCTTCACCGCACAAGGGCACCCCCCGTCAATAGCTGGCGAAACGGCGGCCCTGTTCCACATCCTCCTGTACGGCCCGAATCCGGTCCACCGAAAGATCGGCCAGCCTCTGTTCCACGATCTTTCCCTTCTCCTGATCGACAACCAAAACTGCCTCGCTCACCTTCTCGGAAAGTTCCCGGGCCCTTTCCGACCGAAACGGCCCGCGTCCGAACCGATCGGCGTACCGGAGCTCGTCCTTGTTCCAGACGGCGGCATCGATTTTTCCTTCCTTCAGCATGTCGAGCAGCTGCATGTAGTTCACTTCGACCAGTTCCACATCCAAACCGCGGCACTCATAGGACGTAAGGAGATATTGATCCGCCGAGGTAAAATCGATGCCGACGCGCATCCCGTCGCGGATGGTCGTTTCGCCGGGATCGGCAAAGAAAATTTCGTGACCGGATACGTAGGAGCCGGGACCCAACCGCTTCACGATGTGCAATCCCGGACGCTGCTGTTTGTGCAATTCCGCCGCCAAACCGGAAACCACCGCAAAATCGTATCGGCCCGATTGCAGGGCGTCGATGCGATGGGTTGAGCCGCGCATGAAGGCCAGATTAAAGGGGACATTGATTTCCCGAAAGGCCTCCACCAGACCGGTGGCCAGCCCCTCATACTTGCGCGAATAAGGAAGGGGCATGACCCCGACCACGTGGGACATCCCGGCGATTTCCCACAGGGCCTGATCGTCCTTGTGACTCAAGAAGGTTCCCAAATGGCCCCGGGACTCCAGCCGAATCGCGCCCATCTCCTCCAACAGCCGCAGCGCCCCCTGCACCGTCCCCCTTCCCAGGGAAAGCTCACCGGCGAAATCGCTGATCCTCGGAATGCGCTCACCCGGCTTGACGGACAGGAGACGACGGGCGATCTCCCTCGCCGCCAACCCGTTTTTGGTATACATCCGATCCAACAACGCCATGATTCCCTTCCCGATATTTTACAAAATACGGTTTTTTGTATTCACTTCGAATATACCATTCCCCGCGCTGGCATGCAAGAAAAAATTCGTCCGGACAAAAAGCCCGAAGCGCCGCTTCCGCCCGCTCCGATGCTCCCGATCGCCGGACGGCATGAAAAATTTGGATCAAATCCCCTGGACCCGGTAAAGAACCGGCCGGGCGAGCGCCACGGTTGGTGCGGCCTTTCATCCCGGGGACCAGACGGCCAAAAAAATGCCGACCTTCCTTCCGAAGGTCGGCAATGAGCCTTCCAAGTCATTTCAGAATGTCGTGGTCCACATACCGCTCGCCGTTCAATTCGCTGATCACGTTGATCGCCACTTTGGCCCCGTCGCCGGCCGTGATGATGGTGTGAACGCTCACGCCGGCGCAGGTTCCGGCAGCCCAGATCCCCTCGATATTGGTTTTCCCCTCTGCATCCACCTTGAGCACCTTGGGAACCCGCGGCTCCGTTCCTTCCTTGACCTCCACGCCGATTTTGCCGGCCAGGTCCGTGGCCAGTCCGGTCGCCAAAATCACGTGCTTCGCTTCGAAGGTCCCCTTGTTCTCGGTTTCGATCGCGAAACCTTCGCCCTTCTTCTCGATGTTGACCACCGTATCTTCGATGATCTCGGCGCCGAACTTGGCCGCCTGCTTTTTCCCCGTCTCCACCAAATCGGGGCCGGTGATCTCCATCACGCCGTAATGGTTCTCAATCCAAGCCTTCTTGGTAATGCTCTTGTCGTTGTCGAAAACCACCGTTTTCTTTCCGGCCTTCGCGGCAAACAGTGCGGCACTCGCTCCGGCAGGTCCGGCTCCAACGATTGCAATGTCATACATCGCCGCTCTTCTCCTCTCTGATGGTTTTCCGATGTAAGGGATTGACATGATTTGATTATAATTTTTCATTACTTTTTAGTCAAGGAAGTTTCTTACCACAGAGTGGAATAAAATGAAACGGAAAATGGGACGGGAAGGGAACCCGTGAAAAATCCCCTTCCCGAAGACCGCTCGCCTCCCGCCTCTCACCAGGGCCGCACCGGGAGGGCGCCCGGAGCGGGATGGAGGATCATATCGGCCAGCGGCACGGCGTAGGCGATGATCGAGAGAACGACCGACACCCCGATCCAGACCGACCAGCGTTCCAGTATGCGCGGCGGCTCCGACGCCCTCTCGTACACCACGCCGATCGGGAACTCGGCCGGCCGATCCGTTTTCGGCGCGAAAAACCACAGGTGAATGAGGATGTAAACCGCCAGCAAAATGGCCGCAAAGAGAAGGATCCCGCCGACACTGATCAGCTGCAGGTGGGGCATCCAGCTCGACACGATCTCGTGCCCGCCGTAGGTGGAAAAACTGGATCGCCGCGGCGCTCCCATCAGTCCGACGACATGCATCGTGACCGACATGAGCATCATGCCGACCGTCCAGATCACGGTCTGAATGATGCCCAACCGGTTGATGGCCGGCGTCAACCGCCGGTGGCGCAGGATGGGAATCATCCAGTACAGGGCGGCGAGATAGGTGAGCCCGACGGTGGATGCCATGGTCATGTGGAAGTGGCCGGTGACGAACCACGTATTGTGCACCAGCTGGTTCAGCTGATAGCTCGCCAGGATGATGCCCCCCGCCCCGCCGAGAATAAAGATGATCATCGCCATGAAGGGCGTGAAAAACCGGACATCCCCCCAGGGCAGCTTTTTCACCCATCCGAACAACCCCTTTGCCCCCCTGGCCCGTCCCGCCATCTCAAAGGTGCCCAATATGGAAAAGGCGGTAATCAACGTGGGCACCACCACCGCCATCGTCAGCGCCACCTGAAGGAATTTCCAAAACGGTTGAATGCCCGGATCGGTCAGTTGGTGGTGAAAACCCACCGGAATGGAGAACAGGAGGAAAAGAATAAAGGTCAGACGGGGGAGAGAGCCGCTGAGAATCTTGCCGCCGATGATCTGGGGAATGTTCACATACCAGTAGATGTACGCCGGCAACAGCCAGAAATAGACGAGCGCATGTCCGAACCACCAGAACAGCGTGCGGCTGAGCGGGACGTTGACGCGGTCAACCCAGCCGAAGGACCAGGGAATCAGCTGGACCACCACTTCGATCGCCACATACAGGCTGGCGTGCAGCCACAGGATGACCGTGGCCAGGGCCATATAGGCGAAGAGGGGAGAGCTTTCCCCCCTGTTCCGGCGCCGCCAATGGACGTAATTGATGATGACCACGGCGGAAGCCACCCAACTGCCCACGACCAGAAGGGCCAGCCCCACGTAAAACCAGGGGGAAGCCTGAAGGGGAGGATAAAACGTGTAGAGGACGGTGGCCTCGTTCATCAAAATGTGCGCGGCGGCCAGCAGGGTGCCGAGCGTCATCATGCCATATCCGATCCACGCCCATTTGCGGGAAGAGGAAACCAACCGACCGTCCAGGGTGCGGGCAAGCCCCGCGTACAAGTAGCCAAAAATGAAAAATGTCGTGAAGACCAGGGCCAAAAGCACTCCGTGCAACGTCAACATTTGATAATAATTGATCCCCGCGGGGAGCCGGATCCAGCCCGCCCGTTCCATCACCTGGAGCAATCCGGCGATGGCGCCGATCAAAAGCGCTCCCACAGACACCCCGACGTGGGCCAGAACCAGGCGCCGATCCCGCTCATCGTAGCGGTGCTTGGCCAGGGTTTCCCCCTTCTCCGTTGCGGCCGTCGACATAAAAGTCACTCTCCTTTTACATAAATCGTTCCCTGCATGAGATGGTGTCCGGAACCGCAATACTCGTGGCAAAGAACCAGATACTTCCCGGGTTTGTCAAAGGTGTAGGTTTGCTTGGTGATGTGTCCCGGCTCCACCATCATGTTCACCGTCGTTCCGGGAATGTAAAAGCCGTGAATGACGTCCCTGCTCGTCACCCG harbors:
- a CDS encoding DUF2620 domain-containing protein — protein: MKIVIGGQVDKKEVEELVRKHGPEGVETMIRSDLEAAMAVKTGKADYYIGACHTGGGGALAMAIAVIGRDKCETVSMPGRKPDEEKIREAVRAGKKAFGFTADHKELAVPMIMKAIRELT
- a CDS encoding FAD-dependent oxidoreductase; the protein is MYDIAIVGAGPAGASAALFAAKAGKKTVVFDNDKSITKKAWIENHYGVMEITGPDLVETGKKQAAKFGAEIIEDTVVNIEKKGEGFAIETENKGTFEAKHVILATGLATDLAGKIGVEVKEGTEPRVPKVLKVDAEGKTNIEGIWAAGTCAGVSVHTIITAGDGAKVAINVISELNGERYVDHDILK
- a CDS encoding b(o/a)3-type cytochrome-c oxidase subunit 1, which translates into the protein MSTAATEKGETLAKHRYDERDRRLVLAHVGVSVGALLIGAIAGLLQVMERAGWIRLPAGINYYQMLTLHGVLLALVFTTFFIFGYLYAGLARTLDGRLVSSSRKWAWIGYGMMTLGTLLAAAHILMNEATVLYTFYPPLQASPWFYVGLALLVVGSWVASAVVIINYVHWRRRNRGESSPLFAYMALATVILWLHASLYVAIEVVVQLIPWSFGWVDRVNVPLSRTLFWWFGHALVYFWLLPAYIYWYVNIPQIIGGKILSGSLPRLTFILFLLFSIPVGFHHQLTDPGIQPFWKFLQVALTMAVVVPTLITAFSILGTFEMAGRARGAKGLFGWVKKLPWGDVRFFTPFMAMIIFILGGAGGIILASYQLNQLVHNTWFVTGHFHMTMASTVGLTYLAALYWMIPILRHRRLTPAINRLGIIQTVIWTVGMMLMSVTMHVVGLMGAPRRSSFSTYGGHEIVSSWMPHLQLISVGGILLFAAILLAVYILIHLWFFAPKTDRPAEFPIGVVYERASEPPRILERWSVWIGVSVVLSIIAYAVPLADMILHPAPGALPVRPW
- a CDS encoding PRD domain-containing protein, giving the protein MNGLKERFKILIEGGVVTPEAADIAQRAVERLTDRHGRFPAEQVNMFSTHLASALTRLARREEIDPPPKELFAEVEASSRFREAVGEVDWIERQWGKALPDAEKRYLIIHYISLLQKTEG
- a CDS encoding YhfT family protein — translated: MNMIIVALVGAVAAVLANRGIAVFNDGLRPIVPEHIEGRLSRRELALTAFAMGFGLVVGFGIPFTLTASIILIHSILLGTDIIGLATPNNRWGTPVAALLGGAYGAALLMGLEGFVKLFESLPVNVLDPMGEVGAPVVVMFMVFPALAVAFQFGVAKGVWTFLAAVLVRQLAVWLNESGLLTFQGTAVTLNQEGIALIVGMIFLFVFAVRQKSGEVSEGVDLAAVFSDRVSRIRKHVVYFMVMGGLISMATNLLIIAGDPISLNLLAKGQQTDAAIAALARAIGFIPLVASTAIATGVYGPVGFTLVFVVGLLAPNVWVAGIGGAIVIMIEVLLLSSIARLLDKYPGVRESGENIRTAMTRILEVALLIGGANAANAMAPGFGFFFIAGLYLLNEAAGRPIVRMAVGPVGAVAVGILANLLVFAGLMTPPQ
- the yhfZ gene encoding GntR family transcriptional regulator YhfZ — its product is MALLDRMYTKNGLAAREIARRLLSVKPGERIPRISDFAGELSLGRGTVQGALRLLEEMGAIRLESRGHLGTFLSHKDDQALWEIAGMSHVVGVMPLPYSRKYEGLATGLVEAFREINVPFNLAFMRGSTHRIDALQSGRYDFAVVSGLAAELHKQQRPGLHIVKRLGPGSYVSGHEIFFADPGETTIRDGMRVGIDFTSADQYLLTSYECRGLDVELVEVNYMQLLDMLKEGKIDAAVWNKDELRYADRFGRGPFRSERARELSEKVSEAVLVVDQEKGKIVEQRLADLSVDRIRAVQEDVEQGRRFASY